In one Anaerobranca californiensis DSM 14826 genomic region, the following are encoded:
- a CDS encoding PTS sugar transporter subunit IIC, producing MNKFLKWLEEKMMPVVVKIGTQRHVSAMKDGFIAAMPFMIIGSIMLILAFPPFPADTNNFIGKAWYNFANTHFDALMIPYRMTMQIMVLFIATAIGYTLAKSYDLNPLSGALLSLMAFLLVGAQAVNGALPTTFMDGKGVFTAILTSFYSIELMRFLKARNITIKMPDGVPPAIAASFEALIPVFLTVATLYPISLLVHHFSGYSIPELVMEGFKPLVTGVDTLPGILFAVFLAHILWFGGIHGAAIVNGVLGPFYLINLTLNQELLQAGQPLTAIFTQPFWAFYIVLGGSGATFALTCLYLRSKSTQLKSIGKVAILPAIFNINEPIIFGSPIVMNPLLGIPFILAPMVNATIAYFALRFDLVAKVVAQPPWTTPAPIGAMWATNWSVGPAILVILLFFVSGAIYYPFFKVYEKQLLEEEKSNISEVEETGISA from the coding sequence ATGAATAAATTTTTAAAATGGCTTGAAGAAAAAATGATGCCTGTGGTTGTAAAAATTGGTACTCAACGACATGTTTCAGCTATGAAAGATGGTTTCATAGCGGCAATGCCTTTTATGATTATTGGTTCAATCATGTTAATTTTAGCTTTTCCACCTTTTCCAGCAGATACAAATAATTTTATTGGAAAAGCCTGGTACAATTTTGCCAATACCCATTTTGATGCTTTAATGATCCCTTATCGTATGACAATGCAAATAATGGTTTTATTTATTGCTACTGCAATAGGTTATACATTAGCGAAATCATATGATTTAAACCCTCTATCTGGAGCTTTATTATCTTTGATGGCATTTTTACTAGTAGGAGCACAAGCGGTAAATGGTGCACTACCTACCACTTTTATGGATGGTAAAGGAGTTTTTACAGCAATATTAACTTCATTTTACTCAATTGAATTGATGAGATTTTTAAAAGCTAGAAATATAACCATAAAAATGCCCGATGGAGTACCACCGGCAATTGCTGCTTCCTTCGAAGCTTTAATACCGGTATTTTTGACGGTAGCAACCCTTTATCCAATCAGTTTACTAGTTCACCATTTTTCAGGTTATTCTATCCCGGAATTAGTTATGGAAGGATTTAAACCCTTAGTTACAGGAGTAGATACATTACCTGGTATTTTATTTGCAGTATTTTTAGCCCATATTTTATGGTTTGGAGGAATCCATGGTGCAGCTATCGTTAATGGTGTTTTGGGACCATTTTATTTAATTAATTTAACATTAAATCAAGAATTACTTCAAGCTGGTCAACCACTAACGGCGATTTTTACACAACCATTCTGGGCATTCTATATTGTTTTGGGAGGTTCTGGAGCTACCTTTGCCTTAACTTGCCTCTATTTGAGAAGTAAATCTACCCAATTAAAATCTATTGGTAAAGTTGCTATTTTACCAGCAATTTTTAATATCAATGAACCGATTATTTTTGGCTCTCCTATAGTAATGAATCCCCTTCTAGGTATACCATTTATTCTAGCCCCTATGGTTAATGCGACTATTGCATATTTTGCTTTAAGATTTGATTTAGTAGCTAAAGTTGTTGCTCAACCTCCATGGACTACTCCTGCCCCTATTGGAGCGATGTGGGCGACAAATTGGAGTGTAGGGCCAGCAATATTAGTAATTCTCTTGTTTTTCGTATCTGGAGCTATATATTATCCATTTTTTAAAGTATATGAAAAACAGTTATTAGAAGAGGAAAAAAGCAACATTTCTGAAGTCGAAGAAACAGGAATAAGTGCATAA
- a CDS encoding PTS sugar transporter subunit IIB, which produces MKKILLACAAGMSTSLLVTKMQQAAKNKGIEIEITAVPVDAFADKVKDYHIALLGPQVRFKKDQFEKIAAQYGVKVLVINSVDYGLMKGEKILEETLKVLG; this is translated from the coding sequence ATGAAAAAAATTTTATTAGCATGTGCTGCGGGGATGTCAACTAGTCTTTTGGTAACAAAAATGCAACAAGCGGCAAAAAATAAAGGAATAGAAATTGAAATAACAGCGGTACCAGTAGATGCCTTTGCAGATAAGGTTAAAGATTACCACATAGCATTATTAGGTCCCCAAGTAAGGTTTAAAAAAGACCAGTTTGAAAAAATTGCAGCACAATATGGTGTTAAAGTTTTAGTAATTAATTCTGTAGATTATGGTTTGATGAAAGGGGAGAAAATTTTAGAAGAAACATTGAAAGTATTAGGTTAA
- a CDS encoding sigma-54-dependent transcriptional regulator, whose translation MRRIDLVRETLNKMYKENNQGITAEQIADKLKLQRSNVSFDLNQLVKQGLAKKLSGRPVLFQPIISVSSAEKNDTFSVLVGNKGSLSTVVQQGKAAIMYPPNGLHTLIFGETGVGKTMFAELMFAFGKETGRFPSDAPFVIFNCADYANNPQLLMGQIFGIKKGAYTGAESDQPGLLEKANGGVMFLDEVHRLTAEGQEMLFTFIDKGIYKRLGETEYTRKANVLIIAATTEDPKSKLLDTFIRRIPMMITIPPLKERKLSERYTLIEEFFRQESRRIGKDIIVSQNALKSLLLYDCPNNIGQLKSDIQLSCARAFLDFISKEHSKVIIRSKILPEHVKKGILKLKDYREEINQLLGSSNMDFIFSQDKEIKNIQSSDQYSIPDNFYELIEKRIEKLRKEGMEDEEINEIIGLDIESYFIKFMGNITKKVNEEEVERIIGKEIFLLAKEIITIAKDKLKYPYLDQILYGLALHINSTMERLRQNKPIINPQLNDIRKKHPKEFTFAIEVASIIEEKLKIELPIDEIGFLTMFFINREFAEEKGKNGTVGILVLMHGNSGAASMAKVANTLLATDLAHSIDMPLNVKPEDIYKEVKDLIIKLDQGKGVLILADMGSLINFGDILSKETNVSTRTVEMVSTPMVIEATRKAMLGADLETVYNSAIDINPYLGKKITQLPSIPINKNVIVTGCYTGEGSSVKIKSYISKNIEHQNIDIIPMSFCSISDFKKQINLLSKFKNIIAVVSYVNPDIPSIPYIKLEDIFTEQGQKNFKN comes from the coding sequence TTGCGTAGAATAGATTTGGTTAGAGAAACCTTAAATAAAATGTATAAGGAAAACAATCAAGGGATCACTGCTGAACAAATTGCTGATAAACTAAAATTACAACGTTCAAATGTTAGTTTTGATTTAAATCAATTGGTTAAACAAGGTTTAGCAAAAAAACTAAGTGGTCGCCCTGTCCTTTTTCAGCCAATAATATCGGTATCTAGTGCAGAAAAAAATGATACCTTTAGTGTCTTAGTAGGGAATAAAGGGAGTCTATCTACCGTTGTTCAACAGGGAAAGGCAGCTATCATGTATCCACCCAATGGTTTGCATACATTGATTTTCGGAGAAACTGGGGTAGGGAAAACTATGTTTGCTGAATTGATGTTTGCCTTTGGAAAAGAAACAGGTAGGTTTCCCAGTGATGCTCCCTTTGTTATTTTTAACTGTGCCGATTATGCTAATAATCCCCAACTTCTAATGGGGCAGATTTTTGGTATTAAAAAAGGTGCATATACTGGGGCAGAAAGTGATCAACCTGGGTTACTTGAGAAAGCTAATGGTGGAGTGATGTTTTTAGATGAAGTTCATCGGTTAACTGCAGAAGGGCAAGAAATGCTATTTACTTTTATAGATAAAGGTATTTATAAGCGTTTAGGGGAGACTGAATATACAAGAAAAGCCAATGTATTAATAATTGCCGCAACTACAGAAGACCCAAAATCTAAACTATTGGATACTTTTATAAGAAGAATACCGATGATGATTACAATACCTCCGTTAAAGGAAAGAAAGTTATCGGAAAGATATACATTAATAGAGGAATTCTTTAGACAAGAATCTAGGAGAATAGGGAAAGACATCATAGTAAGCCAAAATGCCCTTAAAAGTTTACTTCTTTATGATTGTCCTAATAATATCGGTCAACTTAAGAGTGATATTCAATTAAGTTGTGCTAGAGCTTTTTTGGATTTTATTTCAAAAGAGCATAGTAAAGTGATAATTAGAAGTAAAATTCTACCTGAACACGTTAAAAAGGGAATTTTAAAATTAAAAGACTATCGCGAAGAAATTAACCAACTTTTAGGGTCTTCCAATATGGATTTTATTTTTTCTCAGGATAAAGAAATTAAAAATATTCAAAGTTCTGACCAGTATTCCATCCCCGATAATTTTTATGAATTGATTGAAAAAAGGATAGAAAAGTTAAGAAAAGAAGGAATGGAAGATGAAGAAATAAATGAAATAATTGGTCTAGATATCGAAAGTTACTTTATTAAATTTATGGGAAACATCACAAAAAAAGTAAATGAAGAAGAAGTAGAAAGGATAATAGGAAAAGAAATTTTTTTATTAGCTAAAGAAATAATAACTATTGCTAAGGATAAGTTAAAATATCCTTATTTAGATCAAATTCTTTATGGACTTGCCCTTCATATAAATTCAACAATGGAAAGACTTAGACAAAATAAGCCTATAATTAATCCACAGTTAAATGATATAAGAAAAAAACATCCTAAAGAATTTACCTTTGCTATTGAAGTTGCTTCAATTATAGAAGAAAAATTAAAGATTGAATTACCTATAGATGAGATTGGTTTTTTAACTATGTTTTTTATAAACAGGGAGTTTGCTGAAGAAAAAGGAAAAAATGGAACAGTAGGAATTTTAGTTTTAATGCATGGTAATAGTGGAGCAGCAAGTATGGCAAAAGTTGCAAACACTTTATTGGCAACAGATTTAGCCCATAGTATTGATATGCCGTTAAATGTAAAACCTGAAGATATCTATAAAGAGGTAAAAGATCTTATAATTAAACTTGATCAAGGAAAAGGAGTATTGATATTAGCAGATATGGGCTCACTTATAAATTTTGGGGATATTCTCTCAAAAGAGACTAATGTATCTACCAGAACTGTAGAAATGGTTAGTACTCCTATGGTAATTGAAGCTACCAGGAAAGCAATGTTAGGAGCAGATCTAGAAACAGTTTATAATTCCGCAATAGACATAAATCCTTACTTAGGGAAAAAGATTACCCAATTACCATCTATACCCATTAATAAAAATGTTATTGTTACAGGGTGTTATACTGGTGAGGGCAGTTCCGTTAAAATTAAATCATATATTTCTAAAAATATAGAACATCAGAATATTGATATAATACCGATGAGTTTTTGTAGTATTAGCGACTTTAAAAAGCAAATTAATCTTTTGTCAAAATTTAAGAATATAATTGCAGTAGTAAGTTATGTTAATCCTGATATTCCCTCGATTCCTTATATCAAATTAGAAGATATTTTTACAGAACAAGGACAAAAAAACTTCAAGAATTAA
- a CDS encoding 6-phospho-beta-glucosidase, with amino-acid sequence MVKRSKGIKIATIGGGSSYTPELIEGYIKRKDELPIKEIWLVDIEEGKEKLEIVGNLAKRMVEEAGLDWEVHLTLNRKEALKDADFVTTQFRVGLLDARIKDERIPLSYGILGQETNGAGGIFKAFRTIPVILEIVDEMKELCPEAWLVNFTNPAGMVTEAAMKYGNYEKVVGLCNVPIGHNMMESKILGKKPEELRFIYAGINHHHWHRIYDKNGKELTTEVIDKLFSNNSNIMENIKFIPFIEEQIRDLEMLPCAYHQYYYLTDDMVKKELEEFAKNSTRAEVVKKLEDELFEIYKDPNLKHKPEQLSKRGGAYYSDAACELISSIYNDKRTDMVVSTKNNGALTDLPYDCVVEVSSIITASGPQPLNFGKFKPAQRGLLQLMKAMEEITIEAAVTGDYGKALQAFILNPLIPSGTIAKKLLNEMLIAHKKYLPQFKEVIEKIEKYS; translated from the coding sequence ATGGTTAAAAGAAGTAAAGGGATTAAGATTGCTACTATAGGAGGTGGGTCTAGTTATACCCCTGAATTAATTGAAGGTTATATCAAAAGGAAAGATGAACTGCCTATTAAAGAAATTTGGTTAGTGGATATTGAGGAAGGGAAAGAAAAACTAGAGATTGTTGGTAATTTGGCAAAAAGAATGGTGGAAGAAGCAGGGTTAGATTGGGAAGTACACTTAACTTTAAACAGGAAAGAAGCTTTAAAAGATGCGGATTTTGTAACTACCCAATTTAGAGTAGGATTACTTGACGCCAGGATAAAAGATGAGAGAATACCACTAAGTTACGGAATATTAGGTCAAGAAACTAATGGTGCTGGTGGTATATTTAAAGCTTTTAGAACAATCCCTGTTATTTTAGAAATAGTTGATGAAATGAAAGAATTGTGTCCAGAGGCTTGGTTAGTAAACTTTACAAATCCTGCGGGGATGGTTACTGAAGCTGCAATGAAATATGGTAACTATGAAAAAGTTGTTGGACTATGTAATGTGCCAATTGGTCATAATATGATGGAATCAAAAATATTAGGTAAAAAGCCTGAAGAACTTCGTTTTATTTATGCTGGAATAAATCATCACCATTGGCACAGGATATATGATAAAAATGGCAAAGAATTAACAACAGAGGTTATAGATAAACTGTTTTCCAATAATTCCAACATCATGGAAAACATTAAATTTATTCCTTTTATTGAAGAACAAATCCGTGATTTAGAAATGCTGCCATGTGCTTACCACCAGTATTATTATTTAACTGATGATATGGTTAAAAAAGAACTAGAGGAATTTGCTAAAAACTCTACAAGGGCGGAAGTAGTTAAAAAATTAGAAGATGAGTTATTTGAAATATATAAAGATCCTAATCTTAAACATAAACCAGAACAACTAAGTAAACGGGGAGGGGCATATTATTCAGATGCGGCATGTGAGTTGATTTCTTCAATATACAATGATAAAAGGACAGATATGGTAGTAAGTACAAAAAATAATGGAGCTTTAACAGATTTACCCTATGATTGTGTAGTAGAAGTAAGTAGTATTATAACTGCTTCTGGGCCTCAACCTCTAAACTTTGGGAAATTTAAACCGGCTCAAAGGGGTTTATTACAACTGATGAAAGCAATGGAAGAGATAACAATAGAAGCAGCTGTAACTGGAGATTATGGTAAAGCTCTACAAGCTTTTATTCTCAATCCATTAATTCCATCAGGTACCATAGCAAAAAAATTGCTTAACGAAATGTTAATTGCCCACAAAAAATATCTACCTCAATTTAAGGAAGTAATTGAAAAAATAGAAAAATATAGTTAA
- a CDS encoding FAD:protein FMN transferase: protein MKKLKIIFICFLVSLFLLTSCSKKSQHSKSEYTRYSQSFFDTFNTLTIVVAYTKTEEEFNNYFQKIHSRFQELHMLYDIYNNYQGINNLKTINDNAGIKPVEVHEEILNLISFSIEWAKKTNGNTNIALGPVTKIWHQYRSDGLYDPENAKIPPMELLQQRAKLTDIDKVIVDKENRTVFLAEKGMNLDVGAIAKGYAVELVAKEVEEMGMKSGIISAGGNVRTIGKPLDGIREYWGIGIFDPNSTLFSENRNLDTVFINNGSVVSSGDYQRYYYVDGELYHHLIDPKTLMPAKYYRAVTVVHPCSAIADFFSSELFFIPFEESYQMAQDFNIEAVWVMPDGEVRVTEGLKKILASYGASGGR, encoded by the coding sequence ATGAAAAAATTGAAAATTATTTTTATATGTTTCCTTGTTTCCCTTTTTTTACTTACTAGTTGTAGTAAAAAGTCTCAACACTCCAAAAGTGAATATACCCGTTATTCACAAAGTTTTTTTGATACCTTTAATACCCTCACCATTGTTGTTGCTTACACTAAAACGGAAGAGGAGTTTAATAATTACTTTCAAAAAATTCATAGCCGTTTTCAAGAATTACACATGTTGTATGATATCTATAATAATTATCAAGGGATTAATAATTTGAAAACAATTAACGATAATGCAGGTATAAAACCTGTAGAGGTCCATGAAGAAATATTAAACTTAATTAGTTTTTCTATAGAGTGGGCTAAAAAAACCAACGGCAATACCAATATAGCATTGGGTCCTGTAACTAAGATCTGGCATCAGTACCGCAGTGATGGCCTATATGACCCAGAAAATGCTAAAATTCCACCTATGGAACTACTGCAACAAAGGGCTAAACTTACAGATATCGATAAAGTTATAGTTGACAAAGAAAATAGAACTGTTTTTTTAGCAGAAAAAGGAATGAATTTAGATGTAGGTGCCATTGCCAAAGGATATGCTGTGGAATTAGTGGCTAAAGAGGTTGAAGAAATGGGAATGAAATCTGGTATTATAAGTGCTGGAGGTAATGTCAGAACTATTGGTAAACCTTTAGATGGTATTAGAGAATACTGGGGAATAGGGATTTTTGATCCTAACAGCACTTTATTTTCAGAGAATAGAAACTTAGATACTGTTTTTATCAATAACGGTTCTGTAGTTAGTAGCGGTGATTATCAACGCTATTATTATGTAGATGGAGAACTTTACCATCACCTAATAGACCCCAAAACTTTAATGCCTGCTAAATACTATCGGGCTGTTACAGTTGTTCATCCATGTTCAGCTATTGCCGATTTCTTTTCATCAGAACTCTTTTTTATCCCCTTTGAAGAGAGTTATCAAATGGCTCAGGATTTCAACATAGAAGCAGTTTGGGTTATGCCTGATGGTGAAGTCAGGGTTACTGAAGGTCTAAAAAAAATACTGGCAAGTTATGGTGCCAGTGGTGGAAGATAA
- a CDS encoding PRD domain-containing protein, which yields MNELVFDLKEVLLNISKDLGKSFSNDIIIGSILHIACLMERLTNNWALETNYNKTIDGFSPNIIKIIKKHLEIIEKKYNVLLPEQEINIIASILLEK from the coding sequence ATCAATGAATTAGTATTTGATCTAAAAGAAGTTTTATTAAATATATCCAAAGATCTTGGTAAATCTTTTAGTAATGATATAATTATTGGTTCAATTTTACATATAGCATGCTTAATGGAACGGTTAACAAATAATTGGGCTTTAGAAACTAACTATAATAAAACTATAGATGGATTTTCCCCTAATATAATAAAAATTATAAAAAAACATCTAGAAATAATTGAGAAAAAATATAATGTCTTATTACCAGAACAAGAAATTAATATTATAGCCTCAATATTATTAGAAAAATAA
- a CDS encoding PTS lactose/cellobiose transporter subunit IIA — MEQVAMEIILYSGNARSEAFNALRLAKEGKLEDSQVAIKKASEEILKAHKVQTDLIHNEAKGYKTEINLLLIHAQDHLMTSMLAKDLIEEMLDLYKNKN, encoded by the coding sequence ATAGAACAAGTGGCAATGGAAATAATTCTATATTCTGGTAATGCGAGAAGTGAAGCATTTAATGCTCTTAGATTAGCTAAAGAAGGAAAATTAGAAGATTCACAAGTGGCTATTAAAAAAGCATCAGAAGAAATATTGAAAGCACATAAAGTTCAAACTGATCTTATTCATAATGAAGCTAAGGGCTATAAAACAGAGATCAATTTATTATTAATACATGCTCAAGATCATTTAATGACATCTATGTTAGCAAAAGATTTGATAGAAGAGATGTTAGATTTATATAAAAATAAAAACTAA